A single Agromyces sp. CF514 DNA region contains:
- a CDS encoding AI-2E family transporter — MNAPEVKIRSFRIGFVGALGVLLALVLGGIVAQLGTVILYVALALFLALGLDPIVSWLQRRGLARWGAILIVFVGVIGIFVGLIATIVPIVVEQTTNLVQNWDDIVANFKGSDFVAWLNAITGSGDAIKDAIASAGDWIADPANLGALGGGILAVGAGIAGGFTGATIVLILTLYFLASLDSMKRYSVKFVPASSRGSFTDVTDEITGSVGRYVIGQFSLGAVNGVLSLIYLTIIGAPVPILLAFIAFLLSLVPLVGTLTGAIIISLVCFAASPATALAAIIYYLIYMQVEAYVLSPRIMNRAVAVPGALVVIAAVAGGTLGGVLGALVAIPVAASLIIIVEKVIFPRQDAH, encoded by the coding sequence GTGAACGCGCCCGAGGTGAAGATCAGGTCGTTCCGGATCGGGTTCGTCGGCGCGCTCGGCGTGCTGCTCGCGCTCGTGCTCGGCGGCATCGTCGCCCAGCTCGGCACCGTGATCCTCTACGTCGCCCTCGCGCTGTTCCTCGCACTCGGCCTCGACCCCATCGTCAGCTGGCTGCAGCGCCGCGGGCTGGCGCGATGGGGTGCCATCCTGATCGTCTTCGTCGGAGTCATCGGCATCTTCGTCGGCCTCATCGCGACCATCGTGCCGATCGTGGTCGAGCAGACCACGAACCTCGTCCAGAACTGGGACGACATCGTGGCGAACTTCAAGGGCAGCGACTTCGTGGCCTGGCTGAACGCCATCACCGGCAGCGGTGACGCCATCAAGGACGCCATCGCCTCGGCCGGCGACTGGATCGCCGACCCCGCGAACCTCGGCGCGCTCGGCGGTGGGATCCTCGCGGTCGGCGCGGGCATCGCCGGCGGGTTCACGGGCGCGACCATCGTGCTCATCCTCACGCTGTACTTCCTCGCCTCGCTCGACTCGATGAAGCGCTACTCGGTGAAGTTCGTGCCCGCGAGCTCGCGTGGCAGCTTCACCGACGTGACGGACGAGATCACCGGGTCGGTCGGCCGCTACGTGATCGGACAGTTCTCGCTCGGCGCGGTCAACGGCGTGCTCAGCCTCATCTACCTGACGATCATCGGCGCGCCCGTGCCGATCCTGCTGGCCTTCATCGCCTTCCTGCTCTCGCTCGTGCCGCTCGTCGGCACGCTCACGGGCGCGATCATCATCTCGCTCGTGTGCTTCGCCGCGTCGCCCGCGACGGCGCTCGCCGCGATCATCTACTACCTGATCTACATGCAGGTCGAGGCCTACGTGCTGAGCCCGCGCATCATGAACCGCGCGGTCGCGGTGCCCGGCGCGCTCGTCGTCATCGCGGCCGTCGCCGGCGGAACGCTCGGCGGCGTGCTCGGCGCGCTCGTCGCGATCCCGGTCGCCGCATCGCTCATCATCATCGTCGAGAAGGTCATCTTCCCGAGGCAGGATGCCCACTGA
- a CDS encoding SulP family inorganic anion transporter, protein MLRPVRAVFDRRTLKSDVSSGLVLGLEAVPDGLAAGLLAGVNPLAGLYAYLFGMVGAAFATGSMFMAVQATGAMSLIVADSGLETRTDPDRALSTLALMTGVVMIVAGLLNAGRLLRFVPTAVMTGFITAVGVNIVLGQLANFTGYAAEGANRVTRTFDLLLHVWRIDLPTTAVGFVTVALIVVLQRTGLRALGLVVAIVLGSALAAALDAWFGASVVTLQQLVQVPVGLPAPVLPRLDDVLFLLVPAVSLAFVGLVQGAAVAAAFPNPDGRPVPASRNFLGQGTGNLVAGFFQGMPVGGSMSGTGLIVAGGAKTRLALFVAGAVMAIVLLLFSGIVGLVAMPALAALLIVVGFGAIKPARVNSVARSGIFPLTIMAVTFVLTLLIPLQFAVLVGVALGIVLYVADQSNSIRVRQLELVDDGRIRELDPVDHVGPHQVLALQPYGSLFFASAPHFESQLPTVDGRSVRSVVVLRLRGIDQLGFSAIEVLRRYAGDLEASGSRLVLVVSNDRVMEQLELTGLASELGDHGIVRGTEWIGAGVREAVHEARAWVRADPDRP, encoded by the coding sequence GTGCTGCGGCCGGTGCGCGCGGTCTTCGATCGACGGACCCTGAAGTCGGATGTCTCGTCGGGGCTCGTGCTGGGCCTCGAAGCCGTTCCCGACGGGCTCGCCGCGGGCCTGCTGGCGGGCGTCAACCCGCTCGCGGGCCTGTACGCCTACCTGTTCGGCATGGTCGGAGCGGCGTTCGCGACCGGGAGCATGTTCATGGCGGTGCAGGCCACGGGCGCGATGTCGCTCATCGTGGCCGACAGCGGCCTCGAGACGCGCACCGACCCCGACCGGGCGCTGTCGACCCTCGCCCTGATGACCGGGGTCGTGATGATCGTCGCGGGCCTGCTGAACGCCGGTCGCCTGCTGCGATTCGTGCCGACGGCGGTCATGACCGGCTTCATCACCGCGGTCGGGGTGAACATCGTCCTCGGCCAGCTCGCCAACTTCACCGGCTACGCGGCCGAGGGTGCGAATCGCGTGACGCGCACCTTCGACCTGCTCCTGCACGTCTGGCGCATCGACCTGCCGACGACGGCGGTCGGGTTCGTGACCGTGGCGCTCATCGTCGTGCTGCAGCGCACGGGGCTGCGCGCGCTCGGCCTCGTCGTCGCCATCGTGCTCGGCTCGGCGCTCGCCGCGGCGCTCGACGCCTGGTTCGGCGCGTCCGTCGTGACGCTGCAGCAGCTCGTGCAGGTGCCGGTCGGGCTCCCGGCGCCCGTCCTGCCGAGGCTCGACGACGTGCTCTTCCTGCTCGTGCCCGCGGTCTCGCTGGCGTTCGTCGGGCTCGTGCAGGGTGCCGCGGTCGCGGCGGCGTTCCCGAACCCCGACGGCCGCCCGGTTCCCGCCTCGCGCAACTTCCTCGGGCAGGGCACGGGCAACCTCGTCGCCGGGTTCTTCCAGGGCATGCCGGTCGGCGGCTCGATGTCGGGCACGGGGCTCATCGTCGCGGGCGGGGCGAAGACGCGGCTCGCGCTCTTCGTCGCCGGCGCCGTCATGGCGATCGTCCTGCTGCTCTTCTCCGGGATCGTCGGACTCGTCGCGATGCCCGCGCTCGCCGCCCTGCTCATCGTGGTCGGATTCGGCGCGATCAAGCCGGCGCGTGTGAACTCCGTCGCGCGGTCGGGCATCTTCCCGCTCACGATCATGGCCGTCACGTTCGTGCTGACGCTCCTGATCCCGTTGCAGTTCGCGGTGCTGGTCGGCGTCGCGCTCGGCATCGTGCTCTACGTCGCAGACCAGTCGAACTCGATCCGCGTGCGCCAGCTCGAGCTCGTCGACGACGGCCGCATCCGGGAGCTCGACCCGGTCGACCACGTCGGGCCGCATCAGGTCCTCGCGCTCCAGCCCTACGGCAGCCTCTTCTTCGCGAGCGCGCCGCATTTCGAATCGCAGCTTCCGACCGTCGACGGGCGCAGCGTGCGCTCGGTCGTCGTCCTGAGGCTGCGCGGCATCGACCAGCTCGGATTCTCCGCGATCGAGGTGCTGAGACGCTACGCCGGCGACCTGGAGGCATCCGGATCACGCCTCGTGCTCGTCGTGTCGAACGACCGGGTGATGGAGCAGCTCGAGCTCACCGGCCTCGCGAGCGAGCTCGGCGACCACGGCATCGTGCGCGGAACCGAGTGGATCGGCGCGGGCGTCCGCGAGGCCGTGCACGAGGCGCGCGCCTGGGTGCGGGCCGACCCGGATCGCCCGTGA
- a CDS encoding peroxidase family protein, with protein sequence MQHANAHSIVPLNVPHSRSHDGRFGRLFGRGYTTWSPPGATDAEKAQAIRTFAIDEMFTDDEPADSLTPVGYTYLGQFIDHDITFDPQSSLTRHNDPDGLQNFRSPRFDLDSLYGRGPDDQPYLYDHTRVLHDGYAGFLKIGRGESPKEQDVQRNDEGIALIGDPRNDENRIVSQLQLAFVLAHNSTLQKLADAADPTVQSGRDLFVEAQRITVWFYQYVVWNDFVSRIVAPSVFASAISFDEDAGDGDGPFYTVTYGLKDVYDWSENPFMPVEFSTAAYRFGHSMIRAEYQLNFPLQGGVGKQFGKPIFSTPGVTQPSVPVPGPPDLRGGSPLPDRHSLQWDWFFDFPSSGGPFPQMAHKVDTHLSKSVFTIPGGPTPNPLAELNIRRGWRMELPPATEVAHALHIRPIEDLDPMEESLWVYILKEAAEQADGEHLGAVGSTIVAAVFSGLLRGDAFSYLNRDPHWTPAKEVVGGVPLFEKVSPVDGKWEITDLIKASGLPIDGGAVNTLFA encoded by the coding sequence ATGCAACACGCGAACGCGCACTCGATCGTGCCGCTCAATGTCCCGCATTCCCGCAGTCACGACGGGCGCTTCGGTCGCCTGTTCGGCCGCGGGTACACCACCTGGTCCCCGCCCGGGGCCACCGACGCCGAGAAGGCCCAGGCGATCCGCACCTTCGCGATCGACGAGATGTTCACCGACGACGAGCCTGCCGACAGCCTGACCCCGGTCGGGTACACCTACCTCGGACAGTTCATCGATCACGACATCACGTTCGACCCGCAGTCCAGCCTGACCAGGCACAACGACCCCGACGGCCTGCAGAACTTCCGCTCGCCGAGGTTCGACCTCGACAGCCTCTACGGCCGGGGGCCCGACGACCAGCCCTATCTCTACGATCACACCCGCGTGCTGCACGACGGCTACGCGGGATTCCTCAAGATCGGCCGGGGCGAGTCCCCGAAGGAGCAGGACGTGCAGCGCAACGACGAGGGCATCGCGCTCATCGGCGATCCGCGCAACGACGAGAACCGCATCGTCTCGCAACTGCAGCTCGCGTTCGTCCTGGCCCACAACAGCACGCTGCAGAAGCTGGCGGATGCCGCGGACCCGACCGTGCAGTCCGGCCGCGACCTGTTCGTCGAGGCCCAGCGCATCACCGTGTGGTTCTACCAGTACGTCGTCTGGAACGACTTCGTCTCGCGCATCGTCGCACCCTCGGTGTTCGCGTCCGCGATCTCGTTCGACGAGGACGCCGGCGATGGCGACGGTCCGTTCTACACCGTGACCTACGGCCTGAAGGACGTCTACGACTGGAGCGAGAACCCGTTCATGCCGGTCGAGTTCTCGACGGCGGCGTACCGCTTCGGCCACTCGATGATCCGTGCCGAGTACCAGTTGAACTTCCCGTTGCAGGGCGGCGTCGGCAAGCAGTTCGGCAAGCCGATCTTCTCGACGCCCGGAGTCACCCAGCCGAGCGTGCCCGTGCCCGGTCCGCCCGACCTGCGCGGCGGCTCGCCGCTGCCCGACCGGCACTCGCTGCAGTGGGACTGGTTCTTCGACTTCCCGTCGTCGGGCGGTCCCTTCCCGCAGATGGCGCACAAGGTCGACACGCATCTCAGCAAGTCGGTCTTCACGATTCCGGGCGGGCCGACGCCGAACCCGCTCGCGGAGCTCAACATCCGGCGAGGCTGGCGCATGGAGCTCCCCCCGGCCACCGAGGTCGCCCACGCGCTGCACATCCGCCCGATCGAGGACCTCGACCCCATGGAGGAGTCGCTCTGGGTCTACATCCTGAAGGAGGCGGCCGAGCAGGCCGACGGCGAGCACCTCGGCGCGGTCGGTTCGACGATCGTCGCCGCGGTGTTCTCCGGCCTGCTGCGCGGCGACGCGTTCTCGTACCTGAACCGGGACCCGCACTGGACACCGGCGAAGGAGGTCGTCGGCGGCGTGCCGCTCTTCGAGAAGGTCTCGCCCGTCGACGGCAAGTGGGAGATCACCGACCTGATCAAGGCATCGGGCCTGCCGATCGACGGCGGCGCGGTCAACACGCTGTTCGCCTGA
- a CDS encoding glycerate kinase, which translates to MSTRIVFAPDSFKGTVDAADAAAALARGWRRERPGDELVLRPMADGGEGTLDAFAAAVPGAERMPITVAPPAPGTLPVDTSWLRLPDGTAVVELAATCGIVLVQPQQPLDAHTRGFGEAIAAALDAGATRLLLGLGGSASTDGGSGALGALGARILDGDGRPVPLGGRGLAAAASVDLSGLRALPPGGVLILGDVTNPLLGPSGAAAVFGPQKGADASDVASLEAGLARFAGVVADVVRGDEALADAPGSGAAGGTGFGLLAWGASMGAGARLVAEAVGLADALAGADLVITGEGRFDGQSEAGKAPTEVAALARAAGVPVALVAGAITADASAFTASASLSELAGSGAAAMAEPVHWLEEAGSALARGRA; encoded by the coding sequence ATGAGTACCCGGATCGTCTTCGCACCCGACTCGTTCAAGGGCACCGTCGATGCCGCCGACGCGGCCGCGGCGCTGGCACGCGGCTGGCGCCGCGAGCGGCCCGGCGACGAACTCGTGCTGCGGCCCATGGCCGACGGCGGCGAGGGAACGCTCGACGCGTTCGCCGCCGCGGTTCCGGGTGCCGAGCGAATGCCGATCACGGTCGCGCCGCCCGCACCCGGGACGCTTCCGGTCGATACCTCGTGGCTGCGCCTGCCCGACGGCACCGCGGTCGTCGAGCTCGCCGCGACGTGCGGCATCGTCCTGGTGCAGCCGCAGCAGCCGCTCGACGCCCACACGCGAGGGTTCGGCGAGGCGATCGCCGCGGCGCTCGACGCCGGGGCCACGCGTCTGCTGCTCGGACTCGGCGGCAGCGCCTCGACCGACGGCGGATCGGGCGCGCTCGGGGCCCTCGGCGCGCGGATCCTCGACGGCGACGGTCGACCCGTGCCGCTCGGCGGCCGCGGACTGGCTGCCGCGGCCTCGGTCGACCTCTCGGGGCTGCGCGCGCTGCCGCCGGGCGGCGTGCTGATCCTCGGCGACGTCACGAACCCGCTGCTCGGCCCGTCGGGGGCCGCGGCCGTGTTCGGGCCGCAGAAGGGTGCCGACGCGTCCGACGTCGCATCGCTTGAGGCTGGCCTCGCCCGGTTCGCCGGCGTCGTCGCCGACGTGGTCCGGGGTGACGAGGCGCTCGCCGACGCGCCCGGCTCGGGCGCTGCGGGCGGTACGGGCTTCGGCCTGCTCGCCTGGGGAGCGAGCATGGGCGCCGGTGCCCGGCTCGTCGCCGAGGCCGTCGGGCTCGCCGACGCCCTCGCCGGTGCCGACCTCGTGATCACGGGCGAAGGTCGATTCGACGGCCAGTCGGAGGCGGGCAAGGCGCCGACCGAGGTCGCGGCCCTCGCACGCGCTGCGGGAGTGCCGGTCGCGCTCGTCGCCGGTGCCATCACGGCGGATGCCTCCGCGTTCACGGCCTCCGCCTCGCTGAGCGAACTGGCCGGGTCGGGGGCGGCGGCGATGGCCGAACCCGTGCACTGGCTCGAGGAGGCCGGCTCGGCGCTCGCGCGCGGCCGCGCCTGA
- a CDS encoding GNAT family N-acetyltransferase: MFDPRSIPADQSAIDALRGQGLDYRQVDHDDEAALLAWVQAETRGFHHARPEAPELRRSLQVARQRNVRAVYDPTAHDAAVPVATVDGWPSGLSVPGGRSVDAWAVSGVTVSPTHRRRGIARALLEAQLRYAREAGAALAMLTLTEATIYGRYGFGPAASAATVVVDRRRVRWIGPESPGRVQFVEPADLIAKAPAIARRAVSRTPGEIDRWPGFLERHLGLFDPESAGSRAIRVARYDDASGQPQGFVAYTISREPNVPGVVECDLLVAASDDAERALWRFLVEQDFVTEVRARLRSVDEPLPWLLEDPRAASMHDIVDHLWLRVLDPVVALSAREYGASGTLTLEVTDPLGHASGGFVLDVSGDGRAEVRRTDEARSGEVPDAPGSASRSGRRSRAQAAHGLRLDVRELGSVYLGGVRPSVLARAGRIEELSPGSVALADRLFAAPRTPHLSIWF; the protein is encoded by the coding sequence ATGTTCGATCCCCGCAGCATCCCGGCAGATCAGTCCGCGATCGACGCCCTGCGAGGTCAGGGGCTCGACTACCGGCAGGTCGACCACGACGACGAGGCCGCCCTGCTTGCCTGGGTGCAGGCCGAGACCCGCGGGTTCCATCACGCGCGCCCCGAGGCGCCCGAGCTGCGTCGGTCGCTGCAGGTGGCCAGGCAGCGCAACGTGCGCGCGGTCTACGATCCGACCGCGCACGACGCCGCGGTGCCCGTCGCGACGGTCGACGGCTGGCCGTCGGGTCTCAGCGTGCCCGGTGGTCGCAGCGTCGACGCCTGGGCCGTGAGCGGCGTCACGGTCTCCCCGACGCACCGTCGGCGCGGCATCGCCCGCGCACTCCTCGAGGCGCAGCTGCGCTATGCGCGCGAGGCCGGCGCCGCGCTCGCGATGCTCACGTTGACCGAGGCCACGATCTACGGGCGCTACGGGTTCGGGCCGGCGGCATCCGCGGCCACCGTGGTCGTCGACCGCCGCCGCGTGCGGTGGATCGGACCCGAATCGCCGGGGCGCGTGCAGTTCGTCGAGCCGGCCGACCTCATCGCCAAGGCCCCGGCGATCGCCCGTCGCGCCGTCTCCCGCACGCCCGGCGAGATCGATCGGTGGCCCGGGTTCCTCGAGCGCCACCTCGGGCTCTTCGACCCCGAGAGCGCCGGGTCGCGCGCGATCCGCGTCGCGCGCTACGACGACGCGTCCGGCCAGCCGCAGGGCTTCGTCGCCTACACGATCAGCCGCGAGCCGAACGTGCCTGGCGTCGTCGAGTGCGACCTGCTCGTGGCCGCGAGCGACGATGCCGAACGCGCGCTGTGGCGGTTCCTCGTCGAGCAGGACTTCGTGACCGAGGTCCGCGCGCGCCTCCGCAGCGTCGACGAACCGCTGCCGTGGCTGCTCGAAGACCCGCGTGCGGCGTCGATGCACGACATCGTCGACCACCTCTGGCTGCGCGTGCTCGACCCGGTCGTGGCGCTCTCGGCTCGCGAGTACGGCGCATCGGGCACGCTGACGCTCGAGGTGACCGACCCGCTCGGGCACGCGTCGGGCGGCTTCGTGCTCGACGTGTCGGGCGACGGGCGCGCCGAAGTGCGCCGCACCGACGAGGCGCGCAGCGGCGAGGTCCCGGATGCCCCGGGCAGCGCGTCGCGTTCGGGCCGACGCTCCCGTGCGCAGGCCGCGCACGGGCTGCGGCTCGACGTGCGCGAGCTCGGCTCGGTGTACCTGGGCGGCGTGCGCCCCTCGGTGCTGGCCCGCGCCGGACGCATCGAGGAGCTCTCGCCGGGCTCGGTCGCGCTGGCCGACCGGCTCTTCGCGGCGCCCCGCACGCCGCACCTCAGCATCTGGTTCTAG
- a CDS encoding FAD-dependent oxidoreductase codes for MPTIIDGPVAASIRSHGASERRGDDETRNDGGGGARVITVEVLRAIPIFAPLPAEALGYLAGAVEDIRLVPGEYFAHEGDERALFVVVEGGAEITKIVNGDERVIGTRRPGQFFGEVPMTLSTPFPASGRAGQASRIIKLDTGAFYTLAAMAPSVPARVASLARRYLDSLQVIAAEVPETDIRLLGPRNEARTHRIARFLTRNQVAFERVTIEMPLDPSPAEVATPGGTGRGGSEHGGADAAASGFPVLETSGGVRLVDPGMREVAVAVGLDVEPAAAEYDVVILGAGPAGLTAAVNGAAEGLRTVVIEALAPGGQAGTSTRIENYTGFPFGISGDDLASRALKQAKRLGAEIVVTRTVETIRPAGGPGPGPDGGRGAGHEIVLDGGDTLRASVVIVATGVEWRDLPVPGVERFLGNGVYYGAARSDAAVAKGADVCIIGAGNSAGQAALFFSRHARSVTMLVRGPSLEASMSRYLIDQIESHGGIGVETGSEVVGLHGTDGLTSVDVADRAAGTTVERPFTVVFVMIGADAVTGWLPPEVARDGRGYILTGPDAAASGSWPEERRPFALESSAPGVFAVGDVRSGSVKRVAAGVGEGGMAIAFVHQYLALPRAGVPD; via the coding sequence GTGCCGACCATCATTGACGGTCCGGTCGCGGCGTCGATACGTTCGCATGGTGCGAGCGAGCGGCGAGGCGATGACGAGACCCGGAACGACGGCGGCGGCGGTGCCCGCGTGATCACGGTCGAGGTGCTGCGGGCGATCCCGATCTTCGCACCGCTGCCGGCCGAGGCGCTCGGCTACCTGGCCGGAGCCGTCGAGGACATCCGGCTCGTGCCGGGGGAGTACTTCGCCCACGAGGGCGACGAGCGTGCCCTCTTCGTCGTCGTCGAGGGCGGCGCAGAGATCACCAAGATCGTGAACGGCGACGAACGCGTCATCGGCACGCGAAGGCCCGGACAGTTCTTCGGCGAGGTGCCGATGACCCTGAGCACGCCCTTCCCGGCGAGCGGGCGGGCCGGCCAGGCGTCGCGCATCATCAAGCTCGACACCGGCGCGTTCTACACGCTCGCCGCCATGGCGCCGTCGGTCCCGGCGCGAGTCGCCTCGCTCGCGCGACGCTACCTCGACTCGCTGCAGGTCATCGCCGCCGAGGTGCCCGAGACCGACATCCGACTCCTGGGGCCGCGCAACGAGGCGAGGACGCACCGCATCGCACGCTTCCTGACCCGCAACCAGGTCGCGTTCGAACGCGTCACGATCGAGATGCCGCTCGATCCCTCGCCCGCCGAGGTCGCCACGCCGGGCGGCACGGGGCGCGGTGGGTCAGAGCACGGTGGGGCGGATGCCGCGGCATCCGGATTCCCGGTGCTCGAGACCTCGGGCGGGGTGCGACTCGTCGACCCGGGCATGCGCGAGGTCGCCGTCGCGGTGGGACTCGACGTCGAGCCGGCCGCGGCCGAGTACGACGTGGTGATCCTCGGTGCCGGCCCCGCCGGTCTCACGGCCGCCGTGAACGGCGCGGCGGAGGGCCTGCGCACTGTGGTCATCGAGGCCCTCGCGCCCGGCGGCCAGGCCGGCACGTCGACGCGGATCGAGAACTACACGGGGTTCCCGTTCGGCATCTCGGGCGACGATCTGGCGAGCCGGGCGCTGAAGCAGGCCAAGCGCCTCGGCGCCGAGATCGTCGTGACGCGCACGGTCGAGACGATCCGCCCGGCGGGCGGGCCCGGGCCGGGCCCCGACGGCGGCCGCGGTGCCGGCCACGAGATCGTGCTCGACGGCGGCGACACGCTGCGCGCCTCGGTCGTGATCGTCGCGACGGGCGTCGAGTGGCGCGACCTGCCGGTGCCCGGAGTGGAGCGGTTCCTCGGCAACGGCGTCTACTACGGCGCCGCGCGCAGCGACGCGGCCGTGGCCAAGGGCGCCGACGTGTGCATCATCGGCGCGGGCAACTCGGCCGGACAGGCCGCGCTGTTCTTCTCGCGGCACGCGCGCTCCGTCACGATGCTCGTGCGCGGCCCCTCGCTCGAGGCGAGCATGTCGCGCTACCTGATCGACCAGATCGAGTCGCACGGGGGCATCGGGGTCGAGACGGGCAGCGAGGTCGTCGGGCTGCACGGCACCGACGGACTGACCTCGGTCGACGTGGCCGACCGGGCCGCGGGCACGACCGTCGAGCGCCCGTTCACGGTCGTCTTCGTGATGATCGGCGCCGATGCGGTGACCGGGTGGCTGCCGCCCGAGGTGGCGCGCGACGGGCGCGGCTACATCCTGACGGGCCCGGATGCCGCGGCGAGCGGATCCTGGCCCGAGGAGCGCCGCCCGTTCGCGCTCGAGTCGAGCGCGCCGGGCGTGTTCGCGGTGGGCGACGTGCGGTCGGGCTCGGTCAAGCGCGTCGCGGCCGGCGTGGGCGAGGGGGGCATGGCGATCGCGTTCGTGCACCAGTACCTGGCGCTGCCGCGCGCCGGTGTGCCGGACTGA
- a CDS encoding GntR family transcriptional regulator, giving the protein MIIRIDPASSTPLFEQLARAVRGEILAGRVAAGERLPAARDLADSLDVNAHTVLHAYQTLRDEGLIELRRGRGAVVRDAAPKLEETRRLAAELVTAARERGIAPDAVLALVREELAR; this is encoded by the coding sequence GTGATCATCCGTATCGACCCCGCCTCGAGCACCCCGCTGTTCGAACAGCTCGCGCGTGCCGTGCGCGGCGAGATCCTCGCGGGCCGCGTCGCGGCCGGTGAGCGCCTGCCGGCCGCGCGCGACCTCGCGGACTCGCTCGACGTCAACGCGCACACCGTGCTGCACGCCTACCAGACGCTGCGTGACGAGGGCCTCATCGAGCTGCGTCGAGGGCGCGGCGCCGTCGTGCGCGATGCGGCCCCCAAACTCGAGGAGACCAGGCGCCTCGCCGCCGAACTCGTCACCGCCGCCCGTGAGCGCGGTATCGCCCCAGACGCCGTCCTGGCGCTCGTGAGAGAGGAACTCGCCCGATGA
- a CDS encoding MDR family MFS transporter encodes MAETSAVGFRSERGPVLIAVMLATGLIAIDSTILATAVPSIVADLGGFAQFPWLFSIYLLAQAVSVPVYSKLADTIGRKPIMLVGIGLFLVGSILCGFAWDMTSLIVFRAVQGLGAGAVLPVSITITGDIYTVRERAKVQGYIASVWAASSVVGPTLGGLFAEFASWRWIFFVNIPLCLLAAWMLIRSYHESVGREKHRIDFAGASVLTVASTLLILAVLEGGQAWAWLSWQSIGAFAVGALLLVVFVLIERRAAEPVLPLWVFSRRLIVTTSLISLGVGAVLIGLTSYVPTFLESTAGASPLVSGLAVAALTLGWPIAASNAGRLFLRIGFRATALIGLAVAVLGSAALVAASLTPNVWTTAIACFIVGLGLGLVASPTLIAAQSSVPWTERGVVTGANMFLRSMGSAVGVAVFGAVANGVIARSGLGEHSPVAIHGASTAVFVAVLIAAVATIAGGLAMPKAHVDDIEHRPEAVSATPSEA; translated from the coding sequence ATGGCCGAGACGAGTGCGGTCGGATTCCGATCCGAGCGGGGTCCGGTGCTCATCGCCGTGATGCTGGCCACCGGCCTCATCGCGATCGACTCGACGATCCTGGCGACCGCCGTCCCCTCGATCGTCGCCGACCTCGGCGGGTTCGCCCAGTTCCCCTGGCTGTTCTCGATCTACCTGCTGGCGCAGGCGGTCTCGGTGCCGGTGTACTCCAAGCTCGCCGACACCATCGGCCGCAAGCCGATCATGCTCGTCGGCATCGGGCTCTTCCTCGTCGGCTCGATCCTCTGCGGCTTCGCCTGGGACATGACCTCGCTCATCGTCTTCCGCGCCGTGCAGGGACTCGGCGCGGGCGCGGTGCTGCCCGTTTCGATCACCATCACGGGCGACATCTACACCGTGCGCGAGCGCGCCAAGGTGCAGGGCTACATCGCGAGCGTCTGGGCCGCATCGTCGGTCGTCGGCCCGACGCTCGGCGGCCTGTTCGCCGAGTTCGCCTCGTGGCGCTGGATCTTCTTCGTGAACATCCCGCTGTGCCTGCTCGCCGCGTGGATGCTCATCCGCTCGTACCACGAGTCGGTCGGCCGCGAGAAGCACCGCATCGACTTCGCGGGCGCGAGCGTGCTGACGGTCGCGTCGACGCTCCTGATCCTGGCCGTGCTCGAAGGCGGCCAGGCGTGGGCGTGGCTCTCCTGGCAGTCGATCGGCGCCTTCGCCGTCGGGGCGCTGCTGCTCGTCGTGTTCGTGCTGATCGAGCGCCGGGCCGCCGAACCCGTGCTCCCGCTCTGGGTGTTCTCGCGTCGGCTCATCGTCACGACCTCGCTCATCTCGCTCGGCGTCGGTGCCGTGCTCATCGGGCTGACGTCGTACGTGCCGACCTTCCTCGAGTCCACCGCCGGCGCGTCGCCGCTCGTGTCGGGCCTCGCCGTCGCCGCGCTCACGCTCGGCTGGCCGATCGCGGCGTCGAACGCGGGTCGCCTGTTCCTGCGCATCGGGTTCCGCGCGACCGCGCTCATCGGCCTCGCCGTCGCCGTGCTCGGCTCCGCCGCGCTCGTGGCCGCGTCGCTCACGCCGAACGTCTGGACCACCGCGATCGCCTGCTTCATCGTCGGCCTCGGTCTGGGCCTCGTCGCCTCGCCCACCCTGATCGCCGCCCAGTCGTCGGTGCCGTGGACCGAGCGCGGGGTCGTCACGGGCGCCAACATGTTCCTGCGCTCGATGGGCAGCGCGGTCGGCGTCGCGGTGTTCGGCGCCGTGGCCAACGGCGTGATCGCCCGCTCCGGACTCGGCGAGCACTCGCCCGTCGCGATCCACGGCGCCTCGACCGCCGTCTTCGTGGCCGTGCTCATCGCCGCGGTCGCCACGATCGCGGGCGGCCTCGCGATGCCGAAGGCGCACGTCGACGACATCGAGCACCGACCCGAAGCGGTCAGCGCAACCCCGTCGGAGGCATGA